In the Leptospira sp. WS4.C2 genome, one interval contains:
- a CDS encoding DUF2721 domain-containing protein yields the protein MDNLTYSIPGLLFPAISLLMLAYTNRFFGLAKLSRQLLSEYEKSKTEILEKQIHNLRFRISLILYSQSAGIFSLILCTCSMGMIPFYNIVAWILFVSSLLFMVISLFLALIEIHLSVTALDIERNSILNPISRREK from the coding sequence TTGGACAACTTAACTTATAGTATACCGGGGTTATTGTTTCCTGCGATTTCCTTACTCATGCTTGCCTATACCAATCGATTTTTTGGACTGGCAAAACTTTCGAGACAACTTTTATCAGAATATGAAAAATCAAAAACTGAAATATTAGAAAAACAAATTCACAACTTAAGATTTCGAATTTCTTTGATATTGTATTCTCAAAGTGCAGGAATCTTTAGTTTGATTTTATGTACCTGCTCCATGGGTATGATTCCATTTTATAACATTGTGGCTTGGATTCTATTTGTTTCTTCACTTTTGTTTATGGTGATCTCTCTCTTCCTTGCTCTGATTGAAATCCATTTATCTGTAACAGCCTTGGATATCGAAAGAAACTCGATATTGAATCCAATATCAAGAAGAGAAAAATAG